GATCATTGTGCAGGAAGCAGGAGGCACGGTTACTGATTTTCAGGGGGGCAATGAATTCTTATTTGGTCGAGAAATGGTCGCTGCTGGCCCAGTGCACGGGGAGCTACTGCGGGTGATCCAAAAACACTGGAACGACTAAGCCCAGACCTTTCCGCCTTCCGTGCAGTTCTTGCAAATTTCTATTTCATCCCTTGAAGTCAGCAGCGTTTTTCTGAAAGAGGCATAGCCATCTGAATGCCAGATATCCTTAAAAGGTTGATGAGAGGTATTGCCCAATACATGGTGCGCATCCTTATCAAAGCAGCAGGGGACCACTTTACCATCCCATGTGATCACACAGGAGTGCCACATTTTCCAGCATTCTTTGAGGAGTTTGTTTTTGAGCCGATAGGTACCATCTGGCAAGGGGGCATATCGTGAGTATTTGTCCTGTGTAGGGATCAATTCATTCCCCTGGGCATAGTCATAGATCTGGGCGGTCTTGAAGACAACCTGATCCACGCCATAGGCTTTCCCCATTTTTTTGATTTCCGGAATTTCATGTTCATTGGGGCGGACGACGAGAAATTGCCAGACGACAAAAGGGGTACGGGATTTCAGCGCTTTTTTCCATTTCAGAATGTTCTCAGTTCCCTCCAGTACCTTATTTAGTTCCCCGGTTTTGCGGTATGCCTCGTAGGTTTCCTGAGTAGCTCCATCTATGGAAATAATCATCCGGTCCAGACCTGATTCCACGGTTTGTTTGGCGATCTCGTCGGTGAGGAAGTGAGCGTTGGTGGAAGTGGCGGTGTAAATTTTTTTGTCTGTGGCGTATTTCACCATGTTCAGAAGCTGGGGATGAAGATAGGGCTCACCCTGAAAATAGAAGATAAGGTAAGCCAGTGTGTCGCCGATTTCGTCCAAAATGGTTTTGAAGAGTTGTTGATCAAGTTTGCCGGTAGGGCGGGTAA
This Marinoscillum sp. 108 DNA region includes the following protein-coding sequences:
- a CDS encoding SPASM domain-containing protein; translation: MYININDSLQLASKLTLKRLINAFHVYTSFRKSRKTGTPHIKGLPISLSIEPTTACNLRCPECPSGLRSFTRPTGKLDQQLFKTILDEIGDTLAYLIFYFQGEPYLHPQLLNMVKYATDKKIYTATSTNAHFLTDEIAKQTVESGLDRMIISIDGATQETYEAYRKTGELNKVLEGTENILKWKKALKSRTPFVVWQFLVVRPNEHEIPEIKKMGKAYGVDQVVFKTAQIYDYAQGNELIPTQDKYSRYAPLPDGTYRLKNKLLKECWKMWHSCVITWDGKVVPCCFDKDAHHVLGNTSHQPFKDIWHSDGYASFRKTLLTSRDEIEICKNCTEGGKVWA